A single Bacillus sp. OxB-1 DNA region contains:
- the mtaB gene encoding tRNA (N(6)-L-threonylcarbamoyladenosine(37)-C(2))-methylthiotransferase MtaB, whose translation MSYERPKTVAMSTLGCKVNHYETEAIWQLFKEAGYERVDFDKNADVYVINTCTVTNTGDKKSRQVIRRAIRKNPDGVICVTGCYAQTSPAEIMAIPGVDIVVGTQDRVKLLGLIDEYRNERQPINAVRNIMKNRVYEELDVPAFTDRTRASLKIQEGCNNFCTFCIIPWARGLMRSRDPQEVIRQAQQLVDAGYLEIVLTGIHTGGYGEDLKDYNLARLLRDLESEVKGLKRLRISSIEASQLTDEVIQVLKESKIVVRHLHIPIQSGSNTVLKRMRRKYTMEFFAERLDRLREALPQLAITSDVIVGFPGETEEEFMDTYNFIRDHRFSELHVFPYSKRTGTPAARMEDQVDEEVKNERVHRLLELNDQLAKEYASSFENEVLEVIPEERYKEDPESGLYEGYTDNYLKVVLPADESMVGKIVRVKINKAGYPYNEGQFVRVVDEQEIFA comes from the coding sequence ATGAGTTACGAGCGTCCGAAAACCGTAGCTATGTCTACATTAGGTTGCAAAGTGAACCATTATGAGACGGAGGCGATCTGGCAACTTTTCAAAGAAGCGGGTTACGAACGCGTAGATTTTGATAAGAATGCGGACGTCTACGTGATTAATACATGCACTGTCACGAATACAGGTGACAAGAAAAGCCGCCAGGTGATCCGGCGCGCCATCCGAAAAAACCCGGACGGCGTCATTTGCGTAACAGGTTGTTATGCCCAGACCTCACCTGCGGAAATCATGGCCATTCCGGGAGTGGATATCGTCGTCGGCACACAGGATCGCGTGAAGCTGCTTGGCTTGATCGACGAATACCGCAACGAGCGCCAACCGATCAATGCGGTCCGCAATATTATGAAAAACCGGGTATATGAAGAGCTGGATGTCCCGGCATTTACGGATCGGACCCGTGCTTCCCTCAAGATCCAGGAAGGCTGCAATAATTTCTGTACATTTTGCATCATTCCATGGGCGCGCGGTTTAATGCGTTCACGTGATCCGCAAGAAGTCATCCGCCAAGCCCAACAGCTTGTCGACGCCGGCTATTTGGAGATTGTCCTGACGGGCATCCATACGGGAGGTTACGGTGAGGATTTGAAGGATTATAACCTCGCACGTCTTCTACGTGATCTGGAATCCGAAGTGAAAGGCTTGAAACGGCTTCGCATCAGTTCCATCGAAGCGAGCCAGTTGACGGATGAAGTCATTCAAGTGTTGAAAGAATCCAAAATCGTCGTACGCCATCTTCATATTCCAATCCAATCGGGTTCCAATACGGTGCTGAAACGGATGCGCCGGAAATACACGATGGAATTTTTCGCGGAACGGTTGGACCGTTTGCGGGAAGCCCTTCCTCAACTGGCGATCACCTCCGACGTTATTGTCGGGTTCCCGGGTGAGACGGAAGAGGAGTTCATGGACACATACAATTTCATCCGTGATCATCGGTTCTCCGAACTGCATGTCTTCCCGTACTCAAAACGGACAGGCACACCGGCAGCACGGATGGAAGACCAAGTGGATGAAGAAGTGAAGAATGAAAGAGTACACCGATTGCTTGAATTGAACGACCAGCTGGCGAAAGAATATGCCTCATCCTTCGAGAATGAAGTGCTAGAAGTCATTCCGGAAGAGCGATATAAGGAAGACCCGGAAAGTGGTTTGTATGAAGGCTATACCGATAACTACTTGAAGGTCGTCCTTCCGGCTGATGAATCCATGGTCGGTAAAATCGTTCGCGTTAAAATTAACAAAGCGGGCTACCCTTATAATGAAGGCCAATTTGTCCGCGTTGTAGACGAACAAGAAATCTTTGCCTAA
- a CDS encoding N-acetylmuramoyl-L-alanine amidase, with protein sequence MSFIEKLAPFAVKHGIANGVLPSLIIAQGVLESASGTSELATKANNLFGIKVGAGWTGETYTKRTAEHKPDGAVYYIDAAFRKYPSYEGCVIDLVHKYTHGTGWEEHNRYADVLGETDYRKSTAAVKAAGYAADINYPSKLNQIIEQYGLTKYNKGVDRVVKIVLDAGHGFNTAGKRSPDGEREWSFNNKVLLACEAKLREYKGLEILRVDDPTGKTDVPLKTRTDRANNWGADVYVSIHHNALSGKWHSGGGIETFTMDHPRANPKSVEVAKAVHPRIVKSMVLRDRGIKKMNLHVLRETNMPAILTEGGFMDSTIDIHSMRNKTNLEAQGEAIAEGLAAYFKLEHNPKQVATVQTKREESDLEFTSGTLRKEFETFLANKAQRDIVVNAAVKAGYAKKWIKDLEEGKAADGDIVMLGIGALIRTNK encoded by the coding sequence ATGAGTTTCATAGAAAAACTTGCGCCGTTTGCAGTCAAGCACGGGATTGCGAATGGCGTTTTGCCGTCTCTTATCATAGCGCAGGGAGTCTTGGAATCAGCTTCAGGAACGTCTGAACTTGCCACCAAAGCCAACAACCTATTCGGCATCAAGGTGGGCGCCGGTTGGACCGGAGAGACGTATACCAAACGGACAGCCGAGCACAAGCCGGATGGCGCGGTCTATTACATCGATGCGGCCTTTAGAAAGTATCCGTCTTATGAAGGTTGCGTCATCGACCTTGTCCACAAATATACGCACGGCACGGGATGGGAAGAGCACAATCGATATGCGGATGTGCTTGGTGAGACGGATTATCGAAAATCAACGGCAGCCGTGAAGGCAGCCGGGTATGCGGCGGATATCAATTATCCGTCCAAGCTGAATCAAATCATCGAGCAATACGGACTGACGAAATATAACAAAGGGGTTGATCGAGTGGTTAAAATTGTACTGGATGCCGGCCATGGATTTAATACGGCTGGAAAAAGATCGCCAGACGGAGAGAGGGAGTGGTCCTTTAACAATAAAGTCCTGTTGGCCTGTGAGGCCAAGCTCCGGGAGTACAAAGGATTGGAAATCCTGCGGGTAGACGACCCTACCGGCAAAACGGATGTACCACTTAAAACGCGAACTGATCGGGCGAATAATTGGGGAGCCGATGTTTATGTCTCTATCCATCATAATGCTCTATCCGGCAAGTGGCACAGCGGTGGCGGGATCGAAACCTTTACTATGGACCACCCCCGAGCCAATCCGAAATCGGTAGAGGTCGCCAAAGCGGTCCATCCCCGAATCGTGAAAAGTATGGTCTTGCGGGATCGGGGCATCAAAAAAATGAATCTGCATGTCCTCCGAGAAACCAACATGCCAGCCATCTTGACCGAAGGCGGGTTCATGGACTCCACAATTGACATCCATTCGATGCGAAATAAAACCAACCTAGAAGCACAAGGTGAAGCAATTGCCGAGGGGTTGGCTGCCTATTTCAAGTTGGAACATAATCCGAAACAGGTTGCGACTGTGCAGACGAAAAGAGAGGAGTCAGACTTGGAATTTACCTCCGGCACGTTACGAAAGGAATTTGAAACGTTTCTTGCCAACAAAGCACAGCGCGATATCGTAGTAAATGCTGCTGTCAAAGCCGGTTATGCCAAGAAGTGGATCAAGGATCTAGAAGAGGGCAAAGCCGCGGACGGCGACATTGTCATGCTGGGGATTGGCGCGCTGATCCGTACGAATAAATGA
- a CDS encoding IS91 family transposase — MRGTSGVIKRILKDHFDGFWQMHSTLFPEAYREDIKETVLKTIRCGSSDVGYARYECLGCEGNPSPVIVCFTCKSRFCNKCGKKYTDDWSTKQQDLIFNVPHRHMVFTIPEELRNIFFHDRKKLNELSRQVAGVFQFYYRRKSRKRNLQAGVITVIHTFGRDLKFNPHIHALVTEGAIDNRNEWCSSDFIPYEFLRKSWQKVLLDLMKKWFPDHPKAQELINDLYRRYPKGFYVNAEQKMKDAKGAAKYIGRYLARPAIAEYRIVGYDGKEVEFWYEDHKTGKRVDVKQSVYRFLFNILQHIPPKHFRMVGRFGLYSRRSYQKANQILSLYAFMRTKQLSMLLERRKKRKTYRERMREAFDRDPFICPCCHREMDLVEIWHADYGILYHYMEGMKIIKRWEKSEDANRRRTG, encoded by the coding sequence ATGAGAGGGACTAGTGGAGTCATCAAAAGAATACTGAAAGACCATTTCGATGGGTTTTGGCAAATGCACTCTACCTTGTTTCCAGAAGCTTATCGAGAGGATATAAAAGAAACCGTCCTGAAAACAATCCGTTGTGGATCCTCGGATGTCGGATATGCGAGATATGAATGTCTGGGTTGTGAAGGGAATCCATCTCCTGTCATTGTCTGTTTCACATGCAAGAGCCGCTTTTGTAATAAGTGTGGAAAGAAATATACGGATGACTGGTCCACCAAACAGCAGGACTTAATCTTTAATGTGCCGCATCGCCACATGGTATTCACCATTCCCGAGGAACTTCGGAATATCTTTTTCCACGACCGCAAAAAATTGAATGAGTTGAGTAGACAGGTAGCCGGGGTCTTCCAATTCTATTATCGTCGTAAAAGCAGGAAGCGCAACCTACAAGCCGGGGTGATCACGGTCATCCATACGTTCGGAAGGGATCTGAAGTTCAATCCACATATACATGCCCTAGTGACGGAAGGGGCGATTGATAATCGGAATGAATGGTGTTCAAGTGATTTCATTCCCTATGAATTCTTACGGAAATCCTGGCAAAAGGTGCTACTCGATTTAATGAAGAAGTGGTTTCCCGATCACCCAAAGGCCCAGGAATTAATCAATGATTTATATAGGCGATATCCGAAAGGATTCTATGTGAACGCAGAACAGAAAATGAAGGATGCCAAAGGGGCAGCCAAATACATAGGCAGATACTTGGCGAGACCGGCCATCGCCGAATATCGCATTGTCGGATACGATGGGAAGGAAGTCGAGTTCTGGTATGAAGATCATAAAACAGGGAAACGGGTGGACGTGAAGCAGTCGGTCTATCGATTCCTGTTCAATATTTTACAGCACATCCCACCAAAACACTTCAGAATGGTGGGCCGTTTTGGGTTGTATAGCAGAAGATCGTATCAGAAGGCAAATCAAATTCTAAGCCTTTATGCCTTCATGCGGACAAAACAACTTTCCATGCTTTTGGAAAGAAGGAAAAAGAGAAAAACATATCGGGAACGGATGAGGGAGGCTTTTGATCGGGATCCGTTTATTTGCCCGTGTTGCCATCGGGAGATGGACCTGGTGGAGATTTGGCATGCTGATTATGGAATCCTGTATCATTATATGGAGGGCATGAAAATTATTAAAAGATGGGAGAAGTCGGAGGATGCCAACAGACGAAGAACTGGATGA